GTCCAGTAGAAATGGGTGATGTGCCGGACTGTGCTGGGATGATCGGCGCGGTGGAGGCCGTTGTCGGGAGAAAGATTGATGTGCAGATTGGAAAACCATCGATCCTGACCATCAAGGCAGCACTGAAGATATTACAACTGGAGCCGGAAGAATGCGTCATGATCGGTGATCGCCTGGAAACCGATATCCGGATGGGGATCGAAGCAGGGATGAGAACGGCCCTTGTGCTGAGCGGGATCACCAGGGAGGAGGATTTGAGGGGAACGGTTTGGACGCCGGATTATGTGTTGGAGTCGGTTAAGGGGTTGTTGTCGGAAAAGAAGTTATAAGTAGCAAAGCGAGCAAAGAGGGGACGGTTCTTACTCTACTTTTTGAGGGGATGGTAGAGGCGGAACCGTCCCCACTCTTTTCCGCAGACTCATTATTAGCCTATACCTCAATTTTCAATGTTGTATTTTTTTACGACACTTACTCCAATAGCAATCAATAAAACAATCAGACTATTAATCAGTAAATAGTACCCAACTTGCAGACCATAAAATATGGCAAAAGGATCTCGAATGATGAAGAGTGCTAGTAATCCCCCGATGGACGCAAATAAAGCTGCTAGAAGAAGTATAGTAAAGGCAGCAGAATATAGACTCTTCTTTTTCTTATATGAAATAAATCCAATAACATTTGAAATTACAATAAAAAATCCTATAAGTATGATGAAGAAATTTATCATTACATTCCCCCTTTTCACTAATATAAATTAATCTTGAACTGATATGTATTCCTCGTCCGTGAATCCGTCTTTAATACCCTCAAGAATGGAATCTCCATTAAAGATAAAGAAGGTCAATGCCAGAATAGACAGCAGAATAATAGAACCGAAGATGATGGAAGGTATCATGCCCTTTTTCTTTTCCATATTTACACTCCTTAGCATATGTTTATTAATTAGACGGAAACCGATAACAGATAGTTTCAATTTATTCGCCCCCCTTTTGTGCTCCCACCATAACTCAACCCACAAATATTTGTGTCCCGAGCACGTTGTTTCAGAGCCGCTTTTCCCGTTATAATTTTCTTAAGATTTACATTTCTTCGTTTAATCACCTCACACTTGAGGTAACAGTCACTATAAGGAGGTGTTGTAATCATGGAAGCAATCAGTAAGCGTTTTTTCATGTTTCTTTCTCACAATAAGGCATTGGATAAGATGGCCAAACGGTGGGGATCGAAATTTGGGGCTAACAATCTTGTGGGGGGAGAAACCTTTTTACAAGCGATTCCATTGATTACGCAATTGAACGAGGAGGGATTCCAGGTAACGGTCGATCATCTTGGTGAGTTCGTCGATTCCACAGAGGTGGTGCGGGAGAATGTCCAAGGATGTATCCAGAGTATCAGTGCCATCGCCTATCATGGGCTAAACACTGAAATCTCTGTCAAACTGACTTCCCTGGGGTTGGATATCAGTCAAGATCTTGTCATGGAAAACATGGAGTTGATTCTGTCGAAGGCAAATGAAAGCGGAATCACGGTCACTCTCGATATGGAGGATTCCTCGAGGTGCCATGCCATCCTAGACGTTTACAAGAAGCTCCGTCAAAAGTACGACAATGTGGGGACGGTGATCCAATCCTATCTATATGTTTCAGATAAGGATGTGGATGATCTCAATCAGTTCTCCCCTTATTTGAGGCTTGTGAAGGGTGCATATAATGAATCGGGTAAAGTGGCGTTCCAGGAGAAGAAAAAGGTGGATGAGAACCTGAAGCATCTTATCAAGAAGCAGCTCTTGAACGGCCATTATACAGCGATCGCAAGCCATGATGAAGCAATCATCGATTACACGATCGGATTAGTGAAAGAACACAATATCCCGAATGACAGATTTGAGTTTCAAATGCTTTACGGCATGCGGAACCAATTGCAGTCCGAATTACTGAAAAAAGGATACACCGTCCGCATTTACCTGCCATATGGCGAGGACTGGTTCGGGTATTTCATGCGACGTCTGGCGGAACGGCCGGCGAACATCGCATTCGCATTAAAAGGAATCTTCAGCAAGTAACATCCAGACAGATTGAAATCAGAAAGGAATGTGAAGAGAATGAGTAACGGAATTTACAACATCCCAACACCTACAAATGAGCCTGGCAATACATATGCCCCAGGTACGAAAGAAAGAGAAACGCTAAAAGCTGAATTAGAGCGCCAAGCTGGTCTAGAGGTTGAGATCCCGGTCATCATCAATGGTGAGGAAATCAAGACAGATACAGTGAAGCAAGTAGTAATGCCACATGATCACAAACATGTGTTGGCTACGTATTCACAAGCAGGTGAAAAGGAACTTCGCGATGCAGTGGAAGCGGCAATGGCTGCAAAAGAATCATGGTCTAATATGCCATGGCAGCACAGAGCATCCATCTTCCTGAAAGCGGCTGACCTGATCTCTGGTCCATACCGTGACGTCATCAATGCGGCAACGATGTTGGGGCAATCCAAAACTGCGTATCAAACGGAAATCGATGCAGCACAAGAATTAGCTGATTTCTTACGCTTTGGCGTGGATTATGCAAACCAAATCTATCAAATGCAGCCGGACAGCATGAAAAACATCTGGAATCGCCTGGAATACCGTGCATTAGACGGTTTCGTACTGGCGATCTCACCATTCAACTTCACGGCAATCGGTGGTAACCTGCCGTCAGCTCCTGCAATCATGGGGAACGTAGTCGTGTGGAAACCGGCAACAACAGCTATCCTATCAAACTACTACTTCATGCGTATCCTGGAAGAAGCTGGACTGCCTAAAGGCGTCATCAACTTTGTTCCTTCACGCGGTTCACAAGTATCAGAAGTGGTGTTAACAGATCCACGTATGTCAGGATTCCACTTCACTGGATCAACAAGCGTGTTCCAGACGATCTGGAAAACAGTAGGAGAAAATATCACTAACTACAAATCATATCCTCGTCTAGTTGGGGAAACAGGCGGTAAAGACTTTGTCTTCGCTCACGAAACGGCTCAAGCTGACAAAGTAGTCGCTGCACTTGTTCGTGGTGCATTCGAATACCAAGGTCAAAAATGTTCAGCAGCATCACGTGCCTACATCCCAGCAAGCATGTGGGAAGAAGTGAAAAATGGTGTCGTGGAAGAAACGGCGAAGCTTAAAGTAGGGGATGTGCGTGACTTCAGGAACTTCATGGGTGCAGTCATTGATAAACCTGCCTTTGATTCCATCACAAGCTACATCGACTACGCGGCTGATTCAGAAGAAGCTGAAATCATTGCCGGCGGTACGTATGATGATTCTGTTGGATACTTCATTCAACCGACTGTCATCGTCACAACGAATCCAAACT
The DNA window shown above is from Rossellomorea vietnamensis and carries:
- the pruA gene encoding L-glutamate gamma-semialdehyde dehydrogenase, translated to MSNGIYNIPTPTNEPGNTYAPGTKERETLKAELERQAGLEVEIPVIINGEEIKTDTVKQVVMPHDHKHVLATYSQAGEKELRDAVEAAMAAKESWSNMPWQHRASIFLKAADLISGPYRDVINAATMLGQSKTAYQTEIDAAQELADFLRFGVDYANQIYQMQPDSMKNIWNRLEYRALDGFVLAISPFNFTAIGGNLPSAPAIMGNVVVWKPATTAILSNYYFMRILEEAGLPKGVINFVPSRGSQVSEVVLTDPRMSGFHFTGSTSVFQTIWKTVGENITNYKSYPRLVGETGGKDFVFAHETAQADKVVAALVRGAFEYQGQKCSAASRAYIPASMWEEVKNGVVEETAKLKVGDVRDFRNFMGAVIDKPAFDSITSYIDYAADSEEAEIIAGGTYDDSVGYFIQPTVIVTTNPNFKTMTEEIFGPVLTIYVYENDQLEETLTSVDTASMYALTGAIFAQDREAIMHLERRLSGAAGNFYINDKPTGAVINQQPFGGSRGSGTNDKAGSVFNMIRWTSPRIIKENFAPTTDITYPFMDEE
- a CDS encoding proline dehydrogenase, translated to MEAISKRFFMFLSHNKALDKMAKRWGSKFGANNLVGGETFLQAIPLITQLNEEGFQVTVDHLGEFVDSTEVVRENVQGCIQSISAIAYHGLNTEISVKLTSLGLDISQDLVMENMELILSKANESGITVTLDMEDSSRCHAILDVYKKLRQKYDNVGTVIQSYLYVSDKDVDDLNQFSPYLRLVKGAYNESGKVAFQEKKKVDENLKHLIKKQLLNGHYTAIASHDEAIIDYTIGLVKEHNIPNDRFEFQMLYGMRNQLQSELLKKGYTVRIYLPYGEDWFGYFMRRLAERPANIAFALKGIFSK
- a CDS encoding 3-isopropylmalate dehydrogenase, producing the protein MINFFIILIGFFIVISNVIGFISYKKKKSLYSAAFTILLLAALFASIGGLLALFIIRDPFAIFYGLQVGYYLLINSLIVLLIAIGVSVVKKYNIEN